DNA sequence from the Pseudoliparis swirei isolate HS2019 ecotype Mariana Trench chromosome 6, NWPU_hadal_v1, whole genome shotgun sequence genome:
TTTTCTGACTTTCATTCCTTCCTGCATAATCTATTTCTCCCACTCACAGCTGCAAGCATGTATCCTCTCTCTGTCAATCTCGCTGTCTCTCCTGCTCACTTGCACACACATATTAAGAGATATCTATATGCACACaatcaatataaaaaatattgctTCCCTTTGCTGCGATCTCTGTCCTCATCATTCCCCCGACTATGCAAAAACTAATTCCTTATCCATGACAGAGTGGCCGAGTTAATTAATACATCAGTCCCGTAATCCCGTATATTGTCTTCTGTTTTTCCTTCAACTGTCTGCCTATCTGACTCTGCAGCAGGTTGTGTGTTTAGTGCAGTGTCATCTCAGGTCCAGACGCTAAAGCGTAGTACTGGAGAAGCTTTTTTCCAAATCACTAGAGCCCCACACGGGATGTCACAGTCACTGTCAGGGGAAAGAGGATAGAGTGAGAACAAAAGGAAATACCTCCCCTCGCTGAAGAGGAAAGGGTTAAGCCTATTCCAGAACACCAATCAGGACTGGGGGAGCACTGCAAACCTCCgcagtaagagagagagagagagagagagagagagagtgtgtaaggaaaagagaggagagcaaagcgggagatagagagataccAGGAGTGTGATGGTTTGCACTCCTATCCAGACAGTTGAGCACGGAGGGAGTGCAACAGAGAGTTGGTGAGAAGAGTGTTCACAAACCTGTACCTTATGGATGGTTAAGAATTAGACGGAGGAGAAGAATCCCACCAACATCCCTGTCAGGACTAATCTCTGTGGACTTTTTTTCTCGCAGTCTGGAAAAGAACATCTTTCAGTTGCGTGACTCTTGCATTTTCATCAATATTCAATCTCTATTCTTGGATTACTGCTGGAAGGAGCAGGAGACCAACCGGCAGTTGCCAATCTGTCGAACTAGATTGTTGCAGAGCGGCAAGGAGAGAGGGCAGCGTGGCGTCGGGACCAGGTCTGAAGCATCTGTGTTTACCCTGCATGGTGAGTTCTGCCATGTCTTGATGGGGCACTCTACTTATCGGTTTGATTTTCAGCGTGAAGTCGTGTAGAACGTGTGTGATGACAAAGACAACTCATTGCCGAACAGCTCTGTCACAACAACAAAGGCATAGGATTAGAAACTATCAATATAATTTCCTGATTGACTTcagttattatgtattattatataatatattgttgaTTTATTGAGAAATATTGGTTATGGTTTAAGTGAAACCTATTAGTAactgattaaaaaaaggttACATCTTGTAGTTCTAAGTATACTGCTACTGTAAACACTTTTGGTCATTTGTTTATGCACTACGATACCTCACATGCGGTGAGCACGTCTGTTTGAGTCCTATTCCTCCCAATACATCATATTCCAAACTATCAGGCTGAATATATAGGAGCAACTTTATGCAATTGTTCACGTTGCGTGCATCTTCATGACATACATGATCCTCTTTCTACTCGAGTACTGAAGCAGGGTACTCATGGACCATTTCTGGTGACATTGTGGCATAGTAAAGTATGGCATCCCTCACCGAGACAACCTTGGAGAATGAGCGACATGTTCCTCTGGAGAGATGACATGGATAATATATAGTGACACGCAGGAGGGCATCAATGACACGTTCCCAGTGGAATAACTCGGCACTGAAGCTCTTAGCAAGTCTGCCCTACCATGAAAACGGTATGACCGTTTTAGCGCCACTGTTGCCGTCCGAGTGACAATCGATAATTTCCATTAAGCATGTCACTGTGGTTAtttacagaaaaacaacaagaacagCTAAATATTACGACGGTTAATCTTCAATTCGAAAAAAAACTGGGGGCTTGGATATTTAATACTAGTTGCTTTTATTGCAAGCCCTTTATTAGTGCTACTGGCATGTTAATGCAAAGTGAATCAGGCGATACGCAGGAACATGATAAGACATCAGAGGCTTGTTGCTATGCTAATGAGAGTTTCGTTGTCGCCTCGCTGCTGAGGATATCTTTATTTTCACTAATGCATCCCCCACACATCCCTCTCCTACTcctcctactctctctctctctctcaaccattaccctatctctctctttctctctcttcaggtCAATGTGAGATAAAGATGTGGCATTGAAGGACAGAGAGATGAGGTATTCACCTCCTGCTACCTGAAGTCCAATTCTTAGTCTGGGATCTTTTTGAAAAATCTACAAGGCACGTTCTCCGCCTCATGAACTTGCTCCCACTACCTCATGAGGATGACCTTCTCCTGAATCGCTGAATCAACCCCCCTCCCGTGCAGACAATCACAAATGTCTCAGGGATCACACATGTCATGGTGATTGGACACGCATGTTTTCCAATAATCTGCTCGACTCATGCCATCTCCGGTGATTGAGGGTTCAGCATGTCGAGAGGCAAACTGAAGACTTGTGCTCGATTTACATGTCAATGGCATCTGGAGCCGGGCGTACAGAGACTGATGAGAAAGGTGGAGAATAAAGGTCTGTTCCATTAGTGCTCCCAGGGGGAACATGGGCCTGGATGCTGCCCGGACAAACTAAAGTACACCGGGGGAATCTACATGGCCGACTGACCAACCCTGACTCTTGGAGGACAAGCTGATGGATGTAACCGTTTTTTTGTATGTACAGATCTGACTACTATCTTCTCATTGAAGACAAAAAGACAAGGCTTTGAATCATCGCACAATGAGCAGTACATTCCAGCCCTCTGCAGGGGAAagagtctgtgtgtctttgtattttTGTGGTTGGCTGTGTCTCTCCTGACTGGGAATATCATAAGATTATAAACAGGAGGTGGCTCCGACATCTTATCCCTGTTCCACTCATCCATCACAGCTCCCACCATCAGCAAAGCAAACGGACCAGAGATCTGAGAAAAGGTCTGGAGAGGACATTACCCAATATACTTTAAAGACCACTGGGTGCAGGTGGCTGATCCCTGAGCTTTCTTATCATTTCGGTGAGGAAGAAAAGGCTGGCAGCTCATAGATAGCCTTTGGCGAGACGGACAGGTGTTTTTTTGGCTGTCAGCCTCTCTGGGAGGGACCGTCAGTGAAAGGAAAGGCCTCGCTGGGGGGCTCTGCTGGAGGGGAAACTCTTTTCCACGGGCTATGTTTGGATGTGATGCTTGTCTCTGTGGATGCAACATGGCCTGATTACACAGCCCTGGTATTCAGATAGTGCTGGTGGGAAgggtaaatattatttattttaaacatttgttcctcttcagcttttatcattattatgcaGTGCATGTGAAATAGATATTTCTCCTCTAACCCATTACTGACGACagcttcaaatatatatattttgttggtGCACTACTCGGTCCTCCAATTATTGAAGTTCTGTCTGAACAAACATCTTATATTCTGAAGTGCCTCTCTGAGAGATGGCGCCTGCTTAACATAATCTTCTGGCAGAATATTCTTGTCAGTTATAAACTACCTATGTATATGGTAAATGTTAATAGACTAAAACTATGTCATCTTGAATGTGCTGTTCAGCTGAGGCTCAAAAGAACACTAAGCCACAGCTCAGCCACTACAAAGCCTCAACATACTAAGCCATTAAGGCTATGAGGTTATTAGAATTTAATTTCTTCCAAAGTTTTTCTGTGCCTCTGCTGTGGATGCAACTGGCTGATCAAGGATCGTGATAACAAAAGCAGGAGCTGATTGAGGCAAGATAGTTACTAGTTAGTCATGCCAGGTACGTAGTGAAACAATCTAATCTGCCGGGCATATTAGGAAAAAAGGTTCCAGCACTGTGTCTGAGTGTCTGATCTCAGCATTTCTCATTTAAAACTCAATAAGCCTCCTATCATTTGATAACTGGCAGCATTACGACTTAGACGATATCTCAGATGTGTGTTAATTACAACTCTCTAGGGGTGCACAAACATGGAccccttcttttcctcttcatgaattctctttttctcctctctctacacGCAGGATAATGCATATCCTTCCCTGCCCTGAACAAGAAGCCACCATGAGCAACGTCACGGTCACCGACAACACTGAGCCCATCAGCCGCAACATGAGTCCGGCAAGCCCTAGCCCGTATCCCTATCCTGTCAGTTTCCAGGTCTCCCTGACTTGCTTCCTAATGCTGGAAATCCTCCTGGGAATGAGCTCCAACCTCACTGTGCTTGTCCTTTACTGTATGAAGTCCAACCTCATTAGCTCTGTCAGTAACATCGTCACTATGAACCTCCATGTGTTGGATGTGCTCATTTGTGTGGGCTGCATCCCCCTCACTATTGTGGTGGTGTTGCTCTCCCTGGAGGGAGACACTGCACTCGTGTGCTGCTTCCATGAAGCCTGCGTCTCCTTCGCTAGCGTCGCTACTGCCGCTAATGTGCTTGCCATCACCCTCGATCGCTACGACATCTCGGTCAAACCAGCCAACCGGGTGCTGACCATGGGCCGTGCCCTGACCTTGCTGTCTGCCATTTGGGTGCTATCCTTTGTCAGTTTCCTGGTACCCTTTATTGAGGTGGGCTTCTTTGCCCAGGGTCATGCTGATCTGAACCAGACAGTGGTGGATAATGTGGTCCACACGAACCAGTACTACACAGAACTTGGCCTCTATTACCATCTGCTTGCTCAGATTCCTATTTTCTTCTTCACTGCCATTGTCATGCTCATCACCTACTCAAAGATCCTGCAGGCACTCAACATTCGCATTGGCACGCGTTTCCACGcttcacagaagaagaaggctcGCAGGAAAAAAAGTCCATCCGTGACAGCCATGACAACACAGCACGAGGCCACAGATGCATCCCAGAGCAGTGGAAGCCGCATGCCCACACTGGGAATGCGTACCTCTGTCTCCGTCATCATCGCCTTGCGCAGGGCTGTTAAGCGCCACAGAGAAAGGCGAGAGCGCCAGAAGAGGGTGTTCAGGATGTCCCTCCTGATTGTGTCTACCTTCATGCTGTGCTGGACGCCCATCACAGTGCTCAACACAGTCATCCTGAGTGTGGGCCCCAGTGACCTAATGGTCAAGTTGAGACTGGGCTTCCTGGTCATGGCTTATGGGACCACTATCTTTCACCCTCTGCTCTATGCCTTCACGAGGCAGAAGTTCCAGAAAGTCTTAAAAAGCAAGATGAAGAAGCGAGTGGTGTCAATCATCGAGGCAGATCCTACCCCTAACAATACCATTATCCACAACTCCTGGATCGAcccaaagaggaacaaaaaggtGACATTTGAGGACAAAGACACCCGACAGAAATGTCTGTCTTCTGAGGTCGTGGGGTGAAGGAACTCGTTGTCTTTACAGTATACAGTCAATAAAAGCAGCTAAAACTGACATCAGGTCATAATGAAAAAGGGAAAATGTTAATCCAAAGCAGTAATGTAAATAATATGTGTAATAGAATGTACAAAAACAAGAGGTGGATAATTTATTACTATTTATTGAGAACAAATGTAGGTTTCATAGATAGACTATATACTGTACTGTAGATATTGCATGGCTTTTTGTAATGGTAGCAACATACAGAGCATTGTGTACATACATAATACATGTACAGCATAGGGTAAAGAAGGTATTTAattcgagagaaagagagagagtgagagagagaaaaagagagagagagcaagagagagagagagatagagagaaataGACCTAGGAAGTactatgtttatgtatatttataataaatttcGTGTTCACTCACCTAACACAGCAAAACTCTTCCTATTCTACCCTCCCCCAAGTTAAGTGTTTGTGATTCCTGTAACAACTGTGAGATAACGACCATTCATCACAATGCCACTCCGAGACCAGACCTGCGATCCCCAGTGACCGCAGACCTTATGGCCTGGGAGCCCTCCGAGGGAAGGCAAACGGGTCAAACATGGCAAGAGACAGGCATGGAAAGAAAGGAACAAAAGTAACGTATGTTCTGTTGCTATAGACGGAAAGCTATGGGGAACTGTTCATAATCACTGCTTTTAGAGTTAAAGAAGAACACTTGCATTCCACAGACACAATAGAAGAACAAGGCTCTCATCACCTCTTTGACAAAAACCAGATATAATCAAAGCATAGTCTGTTTTACTTTAACAGTTGCGTCTTTGAGCCAAATGGAAATATATACAGTTGCCTTATTTTGGTTTGATGAATTGAGCATGACTTTACGGTGGGACCGGTAGAGCACATACTGAACACAGTGATCAAAATAATGacaaatattgttttacacCTGAGTGAATCCTCAGAGGTCATGTTTCCATAAAGAAGTGATTGAatcaaactaaatgaaaatgTTGAAAATTGTTGTATTATCaaattgtctgtttttaataacACTAGCCGCACAACAATGCTCTCCAAATAAGCAAACCCATAACTGCAATAAAGAACTACTGCAAAAATGTTGACGCCTTATAAAATATTCTGTTGACAATCCACAATAACAGATCATGAAGTTATTCTTCCCTGCCTATGTTTACCAATAGTGCGTATCCTGCTTTGTTTATCAAGGGATACGATAGTGAAACTGTATTTCCCAGGTGGCCGTTGCTGGTAGATTATAATTCAGCCTGCCTTCAGCCTGAATTTCAGCAGTAATAACACCAAAATAAAGCTGTCagcttattattatttagagtgCGCTCTAATATAAAATCTAGATGCACAATTGCAATAACCATTAGCATATAAACCCATTCTCAGATAGCCCGGCAGCTCACTTCATTATAATCACTGGGTCAAGAATGATATGCTCCCTCAGATGTGGATATACGCTGTGAAGTGCCGTCACATGCATGCATAAAGGTGCTCACAGACAAATGCATACACACTGCACTCCACAGTTTATCTCAGTAATGAGCTCATTACAACTTTATTGTCTCAAGGAAAGTCGAACATTGAAGAGCCCTTTAGGTACAGAGAGCATGTTTACACAACCATGATCAGATGCTTCTCCGGGTGCCAGACTAGTGTGTGGTTTGTAGCACAACAGAGAGGGCTGTAATGGGAATATTGATgctgtcaggccgagattccgatcaggactcaaaatgctgaggcgtcagtgagcagtttactaatcacaacaaaaactctcctaagaggtggaggctaaataaTGTCCTAAGAAACCAAACACTGGATTAtgaaaactataacaaaaatCGCTCTTACGAGGTTGGTAATAAGTTTCCAAAAAGGCTCGGTGGCTATGAACgtggccttggtgaacgaccatgagacgaaacactttggcacaggacagagggaagacgcagactataagcacatgagggtaatggggaacaggtggaaacaatcagggatcaggggagacaatcagaccggtgacacatgaggaagggcaagtgacctgaaacgagaggagagttagacttcaaaataaaacaggaagttacgagacaaaaccccaagacaagacaagcttcaccacggtgtgacagatGCAGGCAAGGTTCTTTATGACCCTGCAGTAAATAGGCAGTGTGGATGTCATGCTACCTTGAGGGCATGTCTGTGAttgagagaggagatgggatGAGAGCCAGCAACAGATTAGCCGACAGGGGAGGGAAAATATCCGATGAGATGAAACATTGAGCCAGAGGATacatttaacacacacttaGTCCAACTTTTAGTAGGAAAACTTCAGAGGAGGGGTAGCCTATCAATGCACAAATAGACCTATTCCCACTACCAACATAACAATGATTCACTTCTAACAACTATGTTCCACTCCTGAATACATAATTTAGCCCTCCGCTCAAATGTCAAGTACTAATCCAAACATAATCAGTActactgagaaaaaaaaatcacttgtaTTGATTACCTTCTAAAATGACCTCTCAAAAACCAATACTACACACACTATCTAGATCACAATTTGTTTTCCATCCTGGGGTGCATTCCACACTGGCGAAGCAAAAAAGGCGTTAGGAGCACAAGCAACGAGCTGCCATGGAGTTATTACAACGTTATTCAGTCATGTTGTTATTATGGCGTTATTCAGTCTGACaataggggtgtgtgtgtgtgtgtgggggggggggggggggtaaatccATTCATGAGTGCAACAATAACTCGGAACCTCTTAAGCCACAAACAACACCGATCGACTGAATATCAGAGTGGATGCACTTCTAGTTAAAATAGCATATTTCTGTCAAATATAGCTCATTGTGCTCAAGAACGCTTTTGAAATATTCATCTTAAATACCCGATCTGTTCCAGAGCTTGTATTGTTAAATGTGGTTTTAGACATTAGGCGATGACCGGTGACCTCGATTTTGTTTAAATCTCATCATGAGGAAATTAATTTACACTTCTAGGCGGCATTAATTAAGGAACTCATAATATGGACCAACCAAGGCAAAGAAAATGCAACAGAGCCTTGACATACACTTGCTTATTGAATTACTTGCTTATTAAGGAGTATAATGTTGTACAATATAGGTTAAGCGTCAACATGGTGTGCATAAACATGTCTTTTCAAGCATTTGTTTAATAACTTAAACAAAAGCTGTACAATTTAAACCATCAGTCTAATCTCACGTGTCTCTTTTTTCctctatattatgtatataattcCAAATATTCTAATATTGTGAGGGGAAGCATCAAGCATTTATGTTCAAACTCTGAACTGATATAGTATCATCTAACCCTCTTGTTATGATTGCTTTTACATTGACCATGTGTAGTTTCAGGCTTCATTTTGGCCCACATGGGACCACTTCCATCAATCTAAACATTCACTAACGGCTGCAAACACAAGGTCAGCGTTGCTGGTTAGCATGGCTAACAGGCTGCCACTAGACCTCCAACCCCAAGGGACCTGCAGAGAAGAACATAGGTCAATATACGACCATACTCAATAGCAGAGCATcaatgatgcttccctgtgagaATCACTTGACCCTGACGtgtccttttccttctcccctATACTCCACAACATGGCTGATGTTTACTGCTGTCCCTATCACATACATTAGGTCACTCCCTTTCTCGCCCAGCCATCCCAGATTGAGATGCCATCTCTTTAGGGCTCCTCTCTATCCAGCCGCAGACACAGAATAAAAGCCTGGGAAATCATATTACTCCGTCCGTATGGAGTCTCTATTGCATTAGGTCAGCAAACACTCAACTGTAATTCTGCTATCGTAGAGAAGGAGAAAGTGAATTGAGCACACCAGCCAGCGCAGCTTGACAAATTGTTGCTCGTGGTCATTTTCCAAATGTTACTCTCACCAAGCCACATACTGTAGAGATGGGAGGACACTTTACAGAGACGGAAGATGTATGACTCTGATATACAACCTGTAAtctctgaagaagaaaaactatGGCTCAGATAGAAACCAGGAATCAAAGGTCAACAACGGCATATAACCTCTATCTGCTGTGACCTTAATGACCTCATTGGGTTGTATGGGAGGAAAATAACACACTGGTCTGATACAGCAGTGTAGATTACTGCTCTCTCACAGGATAAATTCAGCCCAGATGTGCAATGATAAAGTTAGTGTTCTCCTTTAATATGCAGTCTATATCAGTGAACTAATGAATCCTATGGGGCTAACACAAAAAAGCAGCTCACATACAAGCCAATGTGGACAATATAAGATATT
Encoded proteins:
- the LOC130195483 gene encoding G-protein coupled receptor 22-like produces the protein MHILPCPEQEATMSNVTVTDNTEPISRNMSPASPSPYPYPVSFQVSLTCFLMLEILLGMSSNLTVLVLYCMKSNLISSVSNIVTMNLHVLDVLICVGCIPLTIVVVLLSLEGDTALVCCFHEACVSFASVATAANVLAITLDRYDISVKPANRVLTMGRALTLLSAIWVLSFVSFLVPFIEVGFFAQGHADLNQTVVDNVVHTNQYYTELGLYYHLLAQIPIFFFTAIVMLITYSKILQALNIRIGTRFHASQKKKARRKKSPSVTAMTTQHEATDASQSSGSRMPTLGMRTSVSVIIALRRAVKRHRERRERQKRVFRMSLLIVSTFMLCWTPITVLNTVILSVGPSDLMVKLRLGFLVMAYGTTIFHPLLYAFTRQKFQKVLKSKMKKRVVSIIEADPTPNNTIIHNSWIDPKRNKKVTFEDKDTRQKCLSSEVVG